The Sulfurimonas sp. HSL3-2 genome segment AGTTCGAGATCTTTAACAATCTTGGTTCCATCATCACTAAAGAGGGTGAAATAAAAAAAGAGCAGATCGACTACGGCTACAGATACACCGACATAAAAGATGTGATATTTGAAGCAAGATTTGAACTGAGCAGCGGTTTTAGTCAAGAGAAGATGGAACTTTTTACTAATATGCGCTCAAACCAGCCGCGTGAATCAAGTGCAGGAAGCTGTTTTAAAAACCCTGAGGGAGATTATGCAGGACGCTTGATAGAAGCCGTAGGACTCAAAGGAAAACGTCTGGGAGACATGGAGTTTAGTTCCGTTCATGCAAACTTTTTAGTCAACCACGGTAACGGAAGATTTGAAGATGCCGTCGAGCTGATACATCTTGTAGAAGAAAAAGTCAAAGATGAGTTCGGAGTCCATCTTCAGCGTGAGATAATCATCGTCGATAAAACTTACATGTAAGCGTAATTCTTACAGTACTTCATCGAGTCTGACAAAACTGAATCCTCTTTTTTTCAGGTTTTCTACGATCACTGGCAGTGTTTTTGGCGTCGTATATCCCCGTCCATTTATGTGAAAGATAAGTATCGAACCCGGTTTTGCAGCTTTAAGTACCCATTTGATGATGCGTTCTGCCTGTAAGTTTTTATCCGGATCTCCGCTGGCAAAGCTCCAGTGTACGACTTTGTATCCCATCCCTTCGACTGTATCAAGAGTCTTTTTATCATAATTGCCTGCAGGAAAACGAAAATACTTTGTTTTTACACCCGTGGTCTTTTCTATGATATCCTGAGTCGAACCTATCTCCTCTATTACTTTATCTTTAGGCATTCTTTCCATATGGATATCGTGATGATAGGAGTGGTTTTCTATCTCTAGAAAAGGATAGCGGGACACTTCTGCTAAGCGTTTTGGATTTCTGAGCGCGAACTTTGCACTGACAAAAAAAGTCGCAGGAATCTTGTTTTTTATAAGATAATCCAAGATCACAGGATCAAAATGTGAAGGGGTCTTTGTCTCGCACGCATCAAAAGTAAGTGCCACCTCTTTTTTCCCTTTTGGATCAAAAGAGGTGGTGATTTTTGCATCTGCTATGGCAGTACAAATGAGTACGGCACTAAGCAAATGTAAAAATTTCGGCACTATAGAACTCTTAGAATCTTAGCATCAGACCTGCATAGACGCCAGAAAACGTTATGTCTGTCTTTACATCTGCAGAGCTGTAATCGATCTTGATGTTTTCATGTCTGTAACCTACTTCGATCGCAGGCTGTACAACAGGGAACATATCAAATGTATAGTCCACCTTTGCTCTCATATCGGAAAATTTAGAACTTCCGTATGAGATATATTTTACATCACCCTCAATTCCGATGTTAGTAGAAGGGATCTCGACTCTTGCTCTTAAATATCCCATAGGAATAGCTACAGTCGCTTTGTTTTCATATGTCCCGATTGATGCTTGAGTAGCACTGTATTTTGCATCTATTACTTTAACATCGAGACCGATATCCAGTGTTATCCAAGCTGTGTTATCTAAAATATTATAGTATGGGATAATATCGTACTGAGTCACGTCAAGTTTACTTGTACCGCCCGTAAAAGTATAATTTCCCCAAGTTCCCGTCGGTGTACCTTTTGCCTCAAGAGTAGAGTATTCTAAACGAAGATTTGGCACTACGGGTATCGGATGTTTGATAAGTAGCCATACATAAGGAGATGTTTTTTGATCCTCTTTGAGTTTATCGCTACCGCCTATTCCCGTTGAAGGATTATACATAGCATCTCCGCTTGGTGTCTGCATCCAAGCACCTGCACCCATCTCGACTCTTGCGATATCAGCATATGAGGCAGTTGCGGCCATTGCACTTAAAGCTATCGTAGCTATAATTTTTTTCATAAGGAAACCTTGTATTAAAATCTATAATAATAAGTGTATCGAAGTAAGTCTTAAAAAAAAACTCAGAGCATCTGCTCTGAGTTGAAGGAGTTATAAAATTTCAGGAGTAGGTTTATAGGTTGTTAATTATTTAACTGCTGCAAGAGCGTTATCGTAGTTAGGCTCTTCAGTGATCTCAGGAACGATCTCTTTGTAAGTTACGATACCGTTTGCATCTACTGCGAATATAGCACGACAAGTAACACCAGCTAATGCACCGTCAGCGATAAGTACACCGTAAGCGTTAGCGAAGTCTTTGTTTCTGAAGTCTGAAGCAACAGTTAGGTTAGAGATACCTTCAGTTGAACAAAAACGTCCAGCAGCAAATGGTAAGTCCATAGATACGATAGTTACATCAACATCTGTAAGTTCAGCAGCTTTTGCATTGAACTGACGAGTTTCAGTAGCACATACCGGAGTATCTAATGAAGGAACAACAACGATTAGTTGTTTTTTACCTTGAGCACCGCCCACAACTTTATCAGCAAGACCTTCTGAGTTTGTTACTGTTACTTGAGGTGCTTTATCACCAACTTTTACTTCATTACCAGCTAAATTAACTGTGTTACCTTTTAACATTGTTGTTGCCATATTGGCTCCTTATTTTTAGTTTTATTATTTTGATGACGGTAGTTTACTTAAATCGGATAATTTTTGTCTTAATTAGCCAATATCACTTTTGGACTAAGTTTCACTTAAGTCTAAAGCTCACTTCTTGAACTGACTTCCAACTCATTATGTAAAGTAAACATTCCCTTCTCGTACATATCTACCGCTACTCTTCCTATCATCGCCGCATTGTCCGAACAATACTTCAACTCCGAAAGTAAAAGTGAGGCACCATAAGGGGCTAACAATTTTTCTATCTGTTCACGCAGATAGAGATTTGCACTTGCACCTCCAACTATAGCAAACTTTTTTGGAGGATTTACTTTAAAATACTTTTTAATTTTTTGGATGAGATGCGCTGTCGCTATATGCTCAAACGAAGCGGCTATATCTTTATAGTCCTCTTTCGTTCCTTCTAACACTGCAAGTCTGACCGCATTTTTGAGCCCCGAGTAGCTAAATGCTATCTTTGGAGATTGATGCAGCGGGATCGTAAAATCGTATCTTTTTCTATCCCCGTCTTTTGCGAGCTTCTCTATCTCTGGACCACCCGGATAACCAAGGTCCATCATCTTTGCGACCTTGTCAAAGCTTTCACCAAAACTGTCATCCATTGTGGAGGCCACGACTTTCATCTCTTCAAGACTCTTCGCTTCTATCACCTGCGTATGACCGCCCGATACCAGCAAGACTGTCAAAGGAAAATCCGTTTCTTTCTCTATAAACAGAGAGTAGATATGCCCTTTGAGATGATTGACTCCTATGATAGGGATATTAAGAGCTATACTTATCGCTTTTGCCATCGTCACACCCTCTATGAGTGTCACTGCAAGTCCCGGAGTCGTCGTGACCGCCACGGCTTTTAAGTCCTTAAAGTAAGGTTTACAAAGTTCAAGTATCCGCGGAAGTGCTTCTGCATGCAAGCGTGAAGCCAGCTCAGGAACGACACCCCCGTATACCGAATGCTCCAGCTCTTGAGATATCTTCTTATGAAAAATCAGCTTACATGTAGCTATTTCGGTGATAGCTACCGCACTGTCGTCACATGAACTTTCTATTGATAATATCAATGATTTTCCTTTATTAATATATGCAGATGTTCCTCAGTCGAGGCTCTATACTTCTTATATGATTTAAATCTTTGGTGCTCTTGCTTTTTCAGCAAATAATTTCCGTATTTTGACATAATATTTTTAATTCTCTCTTGTTCCATGTAGGCTTCATTATTATAACTTACAAAGATATACTTGAATCTTGCATCACGTATCAGCTCCTCGAAGCTCTCATAGACCTCGCTTTTCTTGCAGTATGCGGAACTGACATAATCCCGCACACCTGTCTTTCCGTGAAAAGGTGCATCATCATAAAGTGCGATCGTGTTTAATATATGATAGTTTGCCCCGTACTGTCTATGGTTATATGGCGGGTCAATATAAAGGATGTCACCCTCTACCTCAGATATAAGTTCGTTTGCATCTTTGTTATACACCTCATTGATGTTTGTCGATGCCTGATACTCTGCAGGCAGGATGACCAACCTCTGCTGCGCGGTTTTTTTCAACATCTTTAAAAACGCTCCGTATAAAGAAGCGGTGTTTGCGACTCTGTCAGCACTCTGTAAAAGCGAAGCGAGCAAAAAGAAGTACCCTTCCTCATCTATCTTATCATTCGTATGCCACTCTTCTATCTGCTTTCGAGCCGCATCTATCAACATAGCGTTCTCATCGCTGAAGTAGTTTCTTTTACTTCCGCTGCCGAGTGCATAGTTTTTATAGATAATGCCACTTTTTATCTGTAAGTTGTTTAGCTCATCGATATACTTTTCATAAAGTCTATAATCTTGTGTATTTTTTATGGAGTTGCGGTTGAGAACGTAACTGTAATACTCCAAATCGTTGCTTATCACTTTTTTGACTTTCGCTTTGAAAAAAGCTCCGACGACTCCCGTGCCTGCGAAGATATCACAAAATACCATATGAGAGAGATCGGTTTTTACTACATCACTTATGTTAGTTTCTAAAAAAGAGAGAAGATTGGCTTTTGAGCCGATGTAGTTTATGCTTTTACCCACTCTACTATCTCGCTCCACTCTCCATAGCCGCTGCTTGCATTGATGTGCCCTGCATCTTGTAAGATTATATGTTTGACACTAAGATCCTTTGCCAAAGACACAGCCTCCTCTTGGCTCATATACTCATCATTCGTCGATGTGACAAGCGTCACCTCATCGGCAAACAGTTCTTTTGGTACATCTACAGGAAAGAATGTGGAGAGTTCGCTTATCTTACATGTAAGGCTCGGCGGTGCTACTAAAAAGAGTTTTTTGACTCTTTTTATCTCAGCCTCATTACACAGATGAAACCAAAGTGTGTTTGCCAAAGAGTGGCATACGACGGTGTCGGGCTTGAACTCTTGAAGCAGCTCTTTGACCTGCTTCATCCAGATATCTTTTTTCGGAGCATCCTTATCTGTCAAAAGAGGGAAACAGACCGTTCCGTAATCTTTAGCAAGCTCGCCTGCAAGATAACTCTGCCAGTGAGGATAATCACTCCCGCCCCAGCCGTGAAGTATAAGCGTCTTCATCAGATGCCCTGAACGAATGTTCTTACCTCTTTGTCGATAGTAAAAACATCCTCTATGGAATTCGGCTCGTCTTGAAACTTTTCATACGCTTTTAAGATGTCTGAGGAGATATCCAAAAAGCCGTTTTTACCGGCTATGAACTTCTTGATAGCCGCTTCGTTCGCAGCATTAATGACAACGCCTCTTTTTGGATTTTTCAAGAGTTCCTCTTTTATCTGCCATATCGGATAACGCCTCACGTCTATAGCTCTAAACTCCAATGAGCCTGCTCTTACCAAATCCACGGGTTCAAGTATCTGTTCATCGACCTTGTTCATGATCGCATAGGAGATAGGAAGCTGCATAGATGCATTTGCAATGTGTGCCGTAGTCGAGCCGTCTTTAAAGTTCACAAGCGCATGGATAAGAGACTTTGTCTCAATGATGGCATCATATCTGCCCTCGCCAAACAGCCAACGTGCTTCTAAAAGTTCGAACATCTTGTTGACCATCGTCGCACTGTCTATGGTTATCTTCTGCCCCATCGACCAGTTAGGGTGTTTTTGCGTGTCTTCGAGCGTCGCATTTTGCAAGTCCCGAAGGTCCCAGTCACGAAACGCTCCGCCGCTTGCCGTTATGGTCATACTAGAGATCGCTCTGTCTTGTAACAAGTACCAGAGTCCAAAATGTTCGCTGTCGATGGGCTGTATCTTAGAAGTATCTACAAATGCGCCCGCAGCGACCAGACTCTCTTTGTTCGCCAAAGCCACGCGCTTACCGCATTCAATGGCTTTAAGTGTCGGACGAAGTCCTAAAAAACCTACAAGGGCGTTTACGACCAAAGAGCTGTTTGAACCTTCAATAGCCTCAAGTATCGCTTCTTCTCCACAGAGGACATTATCGTGATGGACATCTTTACAGTCCTCATATTCTGATACGACGACTGTTCTTGGTTTATGGAGTTTTATCTGTTCATTTAAAAGAGCGATGTTCTTGCCCGCGACTAAAACATCTACATTGAGATTAAAACGCTCGGCGATAGCGAGTGTATTGACTCCGATGGAGCCGGTAGATCCGAGTATTATCAATGTTATACCAGACCGCGAAGAAGAACAAGCATAACGATAGCACCGAACAGATAGCCGTCTATTCTGTCTAGTACACCGCCGTGACCCGGAAGTATATTTCCGCTGTCTTTAACGCCTGCCTGACGTTTTAAATAACTCTCAAAAAGGTCACCGAATATCGATGCCAAAGAGACTAGTAATGAGATGATGATCGCTTTTGTAAGGTCCACGAACGTGATACCGATAAAGAAGCTTAGCAGTGTCGCTATAACGACTCCGCCTACGACACCCTCCATCGTCTTGTTCGGGCTTGTAATACAAAACTGTGTCTTGCCTATACTTTTACCTACGTAGTAAGCACCTACGTCAGTCCCTGCTACTGCAACTATCAGCCATAAAAGCGAGACCATTCCGTACTCTTGGTAAAGCGTCCAGAAGAAAAGCATCCCTGCAGTCGGATATAAAAACGGTAAAAAGTTCTTCCAAGGTATGTTTTGTGTATATGCAACAGCACCGAAGAAGATAACGCCGGCTATAACGAAAAGATCATCTCCGTATGGATAAAACAAAGCTACAAGCCATAAAAGCGCGCCGTAAAAGAAAAGAGAGTTATTGTCGATGCCGAAGAGTTCATTCGCCTCCTTAAAAGCCAATAGGTAAACAATACCTAAGACAAGCCATGTAAGTAAGAAGCTGTCTATGAACCCTACAACCAAAACTGCCGCTAAAAGTCCAAGACCTGTGATCACCCTATCTTTACTAGAGTTTAATTTATCCATTATCTGCATGAGAAATCCATTTTAAAAATTGATGAGTTATTATATCCAATCAGACTTTAATATCTAAATGATGTATCTCTATATCTTCACCATTCTCATCTTTTATATGCTCAGTTTCTTTCTTCGGAGACCTTTTTTGCTCCTCGTCATGCTCTTGTCTTTGATGTTCACGGTCCTCATCGACCATATGGTTCTCTTCGGCAGGACGAACCTCTTTGACCTCTTTTTCCTCTTGGGTGACAGCAATCCCGGCAGTAAAATTTTGCATATCTATACGGTTGTTTCTTGCGGTGTGTTCACTTGATACGCTTGCCATCTGTTGGTTTACATAGATAGCATTTCCAACTGGTCCCAATGCCATATGACTCTCCTTAAAGAGTGTTATCAACCTCTATCGTGTTGTATTTGTAGTAAAGAACGTTCGCACCCTCTTGTATCTTTACTTCACGTCTTTGGGTATAATCGACCAAATAGCGTCCTTTTTCAAATACGGAAAAATCTACGCACAGTTTTGCAGCTTCATAGATGATATGCTGAGGAAGGCTTTGTTTATCCGTAACGATGATAACATGAGCCGAAGGTCTCTCTTTTAGATGCAGCCACATATCTTTTGCTTTTGCATTTTGCAGAAGTTCGATGTTGCCTTTCTCGCTTTTTCCTATCATCACCTTATAGCCGTCTATGAAAAACTGCTCGATGGACTCGTTTTGTCTTACTTTTTTATCCTGCTTCTTTGCAGGGAAAAGCAGCTCTATCTTCGAAACATCGCGGGCACTCTCTACCGTCTGGATGAAGTGTCTTAAAAACTCCATCTTCTCTTCTAACGATGAACGCTCGATATGCAGGTTTTTCGCTTTTTGTTTCGCTTTTTTCGAGAGCTTGAAAAAATGCTTCGCGATATCTGCGGGAGTTGAAAAGAAACTCTCAAGTTTTATCTGCACGTCGCTTCCGTCATAATCCTTTACATGTAAGAGTTTTTCATACGGTTTAATAAGATGCAGGTTTGCGAGGACAAGATTTCCAAGATGTTCGTTTTGCTCTACATCTTTTCGCAAGACTGCTTCATCGTCAAGTTTGTCATAAAGCTTCTGCAGGCGTGAGAGTTTCTTCTCCAACAGTGCGATCTTCTGCTTTTTAAGTGTCTCTAGTCTGTTATGTACCCTCTCGCTGTAGACATCCTCTAAAAACTTCCGGATATCCTCTATCGGGTAATCCTTAGCGACAAAAGGCGCTGCGGGAGGAGGCAGAAGTTTTTGCCCGACCCTTACCTCGCGAAATGAGGAGAAAAGGTCGATATGGCGCAGAGCCTCTAACACCGTTTCACTCTCATCAAGTATGATGACGTTTGTGTATTTTCCCGTAAACTCAAACTGCAGATATGTCCGTATCTCTTTATACGCACCCTTTTGGACAGTGGTGAAGCGAAGTATCTTATCGCCGGAGACAAGTGACACATCCTCCACTTCACAGCGGTTAAAACGCTTTGCAAGCACTACGTCAAAAGGCGCGTTGTAGACTTTTGAGCGGGTATAGTTCTTACATGTAAAGACAGCCGAATTTGAACGCTGCATATCAAAATAAAGTTCATCATCTCTGTCAAACGCCACTTTTATGATGGTGTCGGAGACTCTGTATATTGCACTGATCTTTTCAAATTTTTTGAAATAGGTTATGAGTTGTTTTAAATGGGAAAGTTTCATAAGCATATTTTAGCCTACTTTTATGTACAATTTCGGCAAAGATTACTTATAATCATTATAAAAGAGAGATATGAGACTACCTAAAGGTTTCGGTAAAAACTATTTTACCCTGCGCGCCATCACCGCTACTGTCAACCAAGTGACACTTAGTGCTCAGTGCTCACGCGTGCAGACTTTCCATATGGCAAACTTTTACAGCGATGAACTTGAAGCCTTAGAGGAAGATGAGGAACTCGCCGCCACACTAGGTACGCTAGAGCTCTCTTTCAAGCCTTGCCATTGTAACTGTTTTTACAAAAGACGTACCCGTAAAGCTATAAAGCTCCACCCTAAACAAAAATCAAAACCGCAGATATTTGTCACACTCAACACCTCCATATCACCGCCTTGATCATTTTTTTCTTACATGTAACCAAAAAATATGAAATAAACTAAGGAAATTAATGAAAAACAATATAAAAATATCTCTAATACTGGCATCACTTATAAGTTCGCTTTACGCGCAAAACAGCTATACGCTTGAGACGATCAACGTGACCTCCTCTTTAGGGACAAGCATCGATCAAAAAGATATAACAGACAGTGCGACGATCATCACAAAAGACGATATCCAAGAGTCAAGAGTCACTAACCTTGCAGAAGCATTAAGCAGACTCGGCAACATACCTATGGTACAAAACGGCGCAGTCGGGACGAACAGCTCGTTTTTTCTTAGAGGTATGGATTCGTC includes the following:
- a CDS encoding UDP-N-acetylmuramate dehydrogenase gives rise to the protein MMIKKINFKQFSSIKIGQEVDVLMIEDFDYPKEHYLLGASNNVLIGTNPPPLMMLSKKYDYIKIEDDSLVIGAATPSGKIVSFCKKHDIADFEFVSRLPGTLGGMLKMNAGLKEFEIFNNLGSIITKEGEIKKEQIDYGYRYTDIKDVIFEARFELSSGFSQEKMELFTNMRSNQPRESSAGSCFKNPEGDYAGRLIEAVGLKGKRLGDMEFSSVHANFLVNHGNGRFEDAVELIHLVEEKVKDEFGVHLQREIIIVDKTYM
- a CDS encoding polysaccharide deacetylase family protein; the encoded protein is MPKFLHLLSAVLICTAIADAKITTSFDPKGKKEVALTFDACETKTPSHFDPVILDYLIKNKIPATFFVSAKFALRNPKRLAEVSRYPFLEIENHSYHHDIHMERMPKDKVIEEIGSTQDIIEKTTGVKTKYFRFPAGNYDKKTLDTVEGMGYKVVHWSFASGDPDKNLQAERIIKWVLKAAKPGSILIFHINGRGYTTPKTLPVIVENLKKRGFSFVRLDEVL
- a CDS encoding TIGR04219 family outer membrane beta-barrel protein; translation: MKKIIATIALSAMAATASYADIARVEMGAGAWMQTPSGDAMYNPSTGIGGSDKLKEDQKTSPYVWLLIKHPIPVVPNLRLEYSTLEAKGTPTGTWGNYTFTGGTSKLDVTQYDIIPYYNILDNTAWITLDIGLDVKVIDAKYSATQASIGTYENKATVAIPMGYLRARVEIPSTNIGIEGDVKYISYGSSKFSDMRAKVDYTFDMFPVVQPAIEVGYRHENIKIDYSSADVKTDITFSGVYAGLMLRF
- the tpx gene encoding thiol peroxidase, giving the protein MATTMLKGNTVNLAGNEVKVGDKAPQVTVTNSEGLADKVVGGAQGKKQLIVVVPSLDTPVCATETRQFNAKAAELTDVDVTIVSMDLPFAAGRFCSTEGISNLTVASDFRNKDFANAYGVLIADGALAGVTCRAIFAVDANGIVTYKEIVPEITEEPNYDNALAAVK
- the tsaD gene encoding tRNA (adenosine(37)-N6)-threonylcarbamoyltransferase complex transferase subunit TsaD, giving the protein MILSIESSCDDSAVAITEIATCKLIFHKKISQELEHSVYGGVVPELASRLHAEALPRILELCKPYFKDLKAVAVTTTPGLAVTLIEGVTMAKAISIALNIPIIGVNHLKGHIYSLFIEKETDFPLTVLLVSGGHTQVIEAKSLEEMKVVASTMDDSFGESFDKVAKMMDLGYPGGPEIEKLAKDGDRKRYDFTIPLHQSPKIAFSYSGLKNAVRLAVLEGTKEDYKDIAASFEHIATAHLIQKIKKYFKVNPPKKFAIVGGASANLYLREQIEKLLAPYGASLLLSELKYCSDNAAMIGRVAVDMYEKGMFTLHNELEVSSRSEL
- a CDS encoding DNA adenine methylase; amino-acid sequence: MNYIGSKANLLSFLETNISDVVKTDLSHMVFCDIFAGTGVVGAFFKAKVKKVISNDLEYYSYVLNRNSIKNTQDYRLYEKYIDELNNLQIKSGIIYKNYALGSGSKRNYFSDENAMLIDAARKQIEEWHTNDKIDEEGYFFLLASLLQSADRVANTASLYGAFLKMLKKTAQQRLVILPAEYQASTNINEVYNKDANELISEVEGDILYIDPPYNHRQYGANYHILNTIALYDDAPFHGKTGVRDYVSSAYCKKSEVYESFEELIRDARFKYIFVSYNNEAYMEQERIKNIMSKYGNYLLKKQEHQRFKSYKKYRASTEEHLHILIKENH
- a CDS encoding alpha/beta hydrolase, whose translation is MKTLILHGWGGSDYPHWQSYLAGELAKDYGTVCFPLLTDKDAPKKDIWMKQVKELLQEFKPDTVVCHSLANTLWFHLCNEAEIKRVKKLFLVAPPSLTCKISELSTFFPVDVPKELFADEVTLVTSTNDEYMSQEEAVSLAKDLSVKHIILQDAGHINASSGYGEWSEIVEWVKA
- the dxr gene encoding 1-deoxy-D-xylulose-5-phosphate reductoisomerase, yielding MIILGSTGSIGVNTLAIAERFNLNVDVLVAGKNIALLNEQIKLHKPRTVVVSEYEDCKDVHHDNVLCGEEAILEAIEGSNSSLVVNALVGFLGLRPTLKAIECGKRVALANKESLVAAGAFVDTSKIQPIDSEHFGLWYLLQDRAISSMTITASGGAFRDWDLRDLQNATLEDTQKHPNWSMGQKITIDSATMVNKMFELLEARWLFGEGRYDAIIETKSLIHALVNFKDGSTTAHIANASMQLPISYAIMNKVDEQILEPVDLVRAGSLEFRAIDVRRYPIWQIKEELLKNPKRGVVINAANEAAIKKFIAGKNGFLDISSDILKAYEKFQDEPNSIEDVFTIDKEVRTFVQGI
- a CDS encoding phosphatidate cytidylyltransferase, whose translation is MDKLNSSKDRVITGLGLLAAVLVVGFIDSFLLTWLVLGIVYLLAFKEANELFGIDNNSLFFYGALLWLVALFYPYGDDLFVIAGVIFFGAVAYTQNIPWKNFLPFLYPTAGMLFFWTLYQEYGMVSLLWLIVAVAGTDVGAYYVGKSIGKTQFCITSPNKTMEGVVGGVVIATLLSFFIGITFVDLTKAIIISLLVSLASIFGDLFESYLKRQAGVKDSGNILPGHGGVLDRIDGYLFGAIVMLVLLRGLV
- a CDS encoding NFACT family protein; its protein translation is MKLSHLKQLITYFKKFEKISAIYRVSDTIIKVAFDRDDELYFDMQRSNSAVFTCKNYTRSKVYNAPFDVVLAKRFNRCEVEDVSLVSGDKILRFTTVQKGAYKEIRTYLQFEFTGKYTNVIILDESETVLEALRHIDLFSSFREVRVGQKLLPPPAAPFVAKDYPIEDIRKFLEDVYSERVHNRLETLKKQKIALLEKKLSRLQKLYDKLDDEAVLRKDVEQNEHLGNLVLANLHLIKPYEKLLHVKDYDGSDVQIKLESFFSTPADIAKHFFKLSKKAKQKAKNLHIERSSLEEKMEFLRHFIQTVESARDVSKIELLFPAKKQDKKVRQNESIEQFFIDGYKVMIGKSEKGNIELLQNAKAKDMWLHLKERPSAHVIIVTDKQSLPQHIIYEAAKLCVDFSVFEKGRYLVDYTQRREVKIQEGANVLYYKYNTIEVDNTL